In Eubalaena glacialis isolate mEubGla1 chromosome 4, mEubGla1.1.hap2.+ XY, whole genome shotgun sequence, the genomic window TCCAGAACCTTGTCCAGCGGCTGGTTCATTAGCTCCACAGCTTGGAGCCTCTCCTTACAGCAGAAGACCAGAGTGTCGCGGCAGGAGGCCAGGGTCTGGGAgcgaggaaggagagagaggcagaggtcaATTGTAAGCTGGGAGATTGGAGGAAGTGACCCGTGATCTCTCAGCTAGCGGCCGCAAAGTGTTTCTGCCTCCAAACTGACTTTCTCCATTTCTTGTTGCAGCCGGAAAGGAGCAACCCATTTTCAAGTGGAAGCTCAGACGCCCAATGCTCTCAGCCTCTGTCCAGAAGCCTTCAGTGATCCCCGGGTGGGGAGTAAGGAACAGTAGGGGCAGGTGGCAGCTTTCCTGTTCCCAGTATTAGTTGCTTGGGTTCTGTGCCTGGCTCTGCTCTGGCACCCTGAGAAAGCCCCTCCCCcatcaatttccccatctgtgaagtggAGAGGTATTTAGCTGTACCTACACTTTGGTCTTCTTGTGCCATCCCTTCTCCTCAATTGCATTCAGGGCTTATCCCACCCCGACCCCTAGTCTCCAGGTCTCCCTTCCTCTGTTCTACTCAGTATGAAGCACCCTCAGCTGTCTTCAGAGTTCCTCTTTCCAGGCTCTACTGAATCTGGACCCCCATCCCTACCCAAATCCTACTTCcactattataaaatatattgcatTCCTTAGATATTTGTGATTATTTGAAAGTCATATTAAAACAGAAGACttcatatatatatccatataaacACCACATTcatcaaaatatagaatatttccatcacctcgGAAATTTCCTTGATGCCCTGTACCTCTTTCCCACTAAGCTGCCTAGTAGATTAGTTAAGGGCTCagtaaactacagactttggaCTGGCCatctggttttgtaaataaaacttCATTGGAACATGGCTGTGTTCATTCACGTACATATTGTTTCTGGCTGTTTTTGTGCTCCACTGGCCAAATTAAGTATAGATCTTTCTCGAGTTACGACGGGGTTACATCCCAGTAAACCCACTGTAAGTTGAAAATAGTATgttgaaatgcatttaatacacttaACTTaccgaacatcatagcttagcctaacctaccttaaacgtgctcagaacacttacattagtctacagttgggcaaaatcatctaatacaaggcctattttataataaagtgttgaatatttcatgttatttattgaatactgtactgaaaatgaaaaaagaatggttGTATGGGCACAGAATGGCTATAAGGGTGTCAGTTATTTACCcagtggctgactgggagctgtggctcactgctgctgcccagcatcatgagagagtatcGTACTGCATATTGCTAGCtggggaaaagataaaaattcaaaatttgaattacagttttactGAATGTGTATCACTTTTGCACCATCATAAGTTGAATCATTGTAAGTTGAGGACCATCTGtaattgtgacagagactgtattgCACACAAAGCTTAAACAATTTACTACCTGACTCtttaagaaaaagcttttgaaatttagaacttcatataaatggaatcatacagtgtgtacttTTAATGTCCAGCTTCTTTTGCTGAATATCATATCATTGAGATCCATCCATTTAGgtaaaaaatggatttaaaaagtCTTTCATTCATTAATGAATTCAAATATTCATTAAGACTTCCTGTATGCTGGGCAGTGTGCCAGGTGGCAGGGATGCAGTGGGGAAAAATGATCCAGTTCCTGACCAAAGGAAGTGAGAGGGTCAGCACGTGCAGATAAGATTGGCTAGTGAGTGAATCAGAGAAATGGGGATTATCTGAAAGGGTGCATGGGAtcaaaagaggttttttttttaaattgtggtaaaatagacatagaaaTTTGCCAAgtaaaccattttaagtgtacagttcagtggcattaagtatattcacaatgtgcaaccatcaccactgtccattTTCAGAGCTTTTCACCATCCCAAATAGATCTGTATCCATCAAAGGATAACCCCCCCATTTGTTCACTGGTGAGACTGatccaataaagaaagaaatattgatgatgtgggagaaggggagaaggtaGGTGTGGCAGGTAGACAGAATTATAGGACTGGCACAGGAAAAATGAGAGAAGTTTTCTTCAGTGGTTTCCACGCATTGGGGTCATTCATTGAGAATGAAGAAAGAGCAGGGAGTTGGAGAGGTCTGAAGGAAGAGAGGGTATGAAATAACTTGCACAGTGGGACAGCAAGCCTTCTAGAGACACATGGtgagatctctgggaaagctcTGAGTGTCAATTTGAGATCTGAGTTCATGATTTTAAGTTGAAACATGGCTATTTGGTGTGAACATTTTTCTCCTGGGTTTATATCTGTCTGTCTTTTCCCACCTcccaatttccctttctctcttgcaaGCCCTTCCCTAAGGGGGCCACAGGGTCTTCTCCCTTGTCTGTTTCAGACTTCCTTGAAGGATTTTTCAGGATCACCAGATTTAAAGGAATATGACAGCGGCCTGGGGGTGCCGTAGGTTGAGTGCAATTAAGGTTCAGCACCACGGACAGTAGATGCACCAGCTCCTAAATCCTTTCCCCCAACTCCACTCTCCCAATCCTGGCCAGTCCCTTCTTTGAATGCCCCTATAATATGAAATCCTTGAGGGCAAGGCCAGTTCTGTACTGTTCACAACTTTGTCCCCAATGCCAAGCACGGTGGTTGGGACACCAGGGTACTGGATTAATATTTGTCAAATGGAAGAGTCAAAAGTACACATAGGCTCTGTGAAACATAACTACTCTCCCATCTCCATTAGTGATCTCATAAGGAAATCCTTGTTGCAAGAATGAAGGATTCAGTGAGAGACCATCTCTGGCTGGAGCTGACAGAGACGAGCACATAGTACAGTGTAAAGAGCTCAAGACGTCTGAGTTGAATCATGAGGAAGTtctcccacttctgggtacatatccaaaggaaatCAGGACCTCGAAGAGAAATAGCTCCCATGTAcatttcagcattattcacaacagccaagacatagaaacaatctaaatgtctgttgacagatgaatgaataaagaaaatgtgatataatatataatacagtaatataataatagtaataaccagtaataacagtaataacaatattactatattatattaataCTATTACTATACTAATAATATATagcaataatattaatatattaataattaatatattatgtaGATATCaatatattatagtatataataatatgtaatatataatgaaatattattcagtcttaaaaaagaaggaaatcttgccatttgtgacatcaTGGATGAGCCTGGAGGATATTATGgtacgtgaaataagccagatgcagAAAGGtctcgcttatatgtggaatctaaaatagtcacattcagagagggagaaagtagaatggtggttgtcaggggctgaggggagagagaaatggggagatgttggtccagttgtacagagtttcagttatgcaagatgattaagttctggggatctaatgtcactatagttaacaatactgtcttTTATAATCGAAATTTgctaagtgttctcaccacacacacgaGGTGATTATGGTGGTTATTTCACAGTGTACACATATATCAAACCCTCAAtttgtacatttaaatatatacacaatTTAAATTTGTTAACTGTATCTTgctaaagctggaaaaaaaagacacctgaGCTGAAACCACAGCCCTACCACTGGCTAGCTCCATGCCTTGGGTGAGGCCAtgtctttctgagcctcaatttccccatctctaaTGAGGGGATCATAGTTCTATTTCACAGGAGGATTTTAAAGACCTAATGACTgcacagggcttggcacagaGGGGGATGTTCATTGCTATTTTGAGGCCCAACTCCAGCTCTCAGAGCTCCAGTCTTTCCATTCCATAAAGTGGAAATACAGTGAATGTCAGGTCAGGGTGGGGCGGCTGCGTGGGTCTAGGGATTTACTGTTGCTACAGTCCCCAAGGTTAGAGCAGTTTGCCCATTAGGTGGCCAAGGGTCCCCGTACAGCTCCCTTAAAGTGGCCCCAGGTATTCCCAACCTTGAGCAGGGCCTCTGATTTTTCcatatctttctccatcttcctCTTCATGCTCTTCAGTTCCTCTTTCTCCCAGGTAAGCATCCTGTCAGCTTTGTCAGGGATCTGGAAAACAAggagagaatctttttttttttaaattaattaatttatttatttttggctgtgttgggtcttcgtttctgtgcgagggctttctccagctgtggagagcgggggccactcttcatcgcggtgcatgggcctctcactgtcgcggcctctcttgttgcggagcacaggctccagatgcgcaggctcagtagttgtggctcacgggcccagttgctctgcggcatgtgggatcctcccagaccagggctcgaacccgtgtcccctgcatcggcaggcagattctcaaccactgcgccaccagggaagcccgagagaatctttcacacctttgggagagggctggagggagagTTCTCCTTCCAGAGTAGTAGAGGGTTTGCCAACCTCATAAACTCTGGCTTTGGGGAATGGAGTAGGGGGCACTCTCGCCTTTTGGGGATCTCACTCTCTGAGAAGGCTTTACCTTTTAGGGGGCTCTCACTTGGGGTAGGTCTTACCCTCTAGAGAGCGGGGCTGGGGGCTTCTCCCTTTTACAGGTAGGAGCCCAGTGAGCTGGGATGGAAGTGACTTAACCTGGGGAAAGGTTATCATCACTTTCTGGGGCTGAGGGTCCCCCTTCCTTGGTGATGGTCTTATCTTCTCTCCCTGGCTAGAAGTGGAGGAGTCTCATCATAGGGATGATGAGGGTTTGCCTTCTTGAGGTCTCACTATCTGGATCTGGGGGCTGGGACTAGGAATCCCACCCTGTGGGTGGGGTCTCATCTCTCCCCAGGGAGGCTGGAATATTCTCCCCTTttggggtgggggtctggggttTCACTTTAGGGGGAGGATTTCACCAGGGCTGGGACTAGGGGTCTCACCCTTTCCCCCTGGCTAGGGGCTTAAGTCTCAGGTGCAGGGGCTGGGAGTCCAAGGGTCTCAATCTTTAGGCAAAATCTGCTCCTTTCCCCCTGGGTGAGGCCCCGGGAGGGGTTCTCACTCGCTGAGGCTGGTGGGGGACTTTGGTTagggttttaaaaataagcattttgaGGAGAGTTTCATCTGGGTTGGGACCAGGACATCACCCACTCTACTCAGCTGGGGGCTTCGTGTGTGTTTTCAGTGGGGTTGGGGCACTGAGGGTCTCATGCCTGTGGGAGGGTCTCACCCTCTGGGCCTAGGGACTGGGTGAGTGGTTTCATGTCTGGGCTGGGGGTTGTAGATTTTACTCTTCGGGAAGGATTTCATCTAGTCTGACTCAAGGGTCCCACCTTCTCTCCCTGGCTGGGAGACTGGGATAGATTCCCCCTCTGGGGCAAGGGGCCTGAGAATCTCATCTCTTTGGGAGGATCTCCGCCTCTGGCGCTGGGAACAAAGGCACCTCATCTTGGGGGTATTTTCTTGTGCTCTCACTCAATGGAGCTCGGACGGGTTGGAGAGTTCTCTCTATAGGGTGGGTTTTGCCCAGGCTGAGCATCTGGGAGCGGAGGCCTCAGTCTTTGCGACTGGGCTGGGGGGAATGGTGGTCCCACCTTCTCAGACTTGGGCCGGTAGCCCCGCAGCTTGACGCTCTGCTGGTTAATAAGCAGTGCCTTGCGCACTTCGCTGAGCCTGTGGTCGGTAGCCTCCCGCTGGCGCTGCAGCAACCGCAGCTGCCCATTGATCTGGTGCTGGGCGCGGCTGAGGCGGGCGGCAGTGAGGCGCGCCCCACGAGCGTGCGCGTGCACCACCTCGGCCGTCTGCAGGGCCCGCGCGTCGCGGTGTATGGGCAGCGGCAGGCGCGCATGCCAGGCAGGCGGTTTCATCTTGCCCTTCCACAACGTAACGCCCTCACCCGGCGGTGGCTTCTCCATGGTGCTGCCACCTTTGAGCATCTCCACGCGGAAGCGCCAGGGCAGGATGTAGGCGGCCCGGCAGAGGTGGCGCGCCATGTGTGGGTCCCGCACGCTGTCCTTGGGTTGCCACATGGTCACCGCTTCTTGCCCACAGCGGTCGGTCAGCTGGTGCGCCTTCTGTGTCAAGGCCTTGGTCGCCTCGCGCCATGCTGGAGGCCCAACACGCGTGTCCTGGCTGTGCTCAACCGGGGGTATCAACACAGGCATGGTCCCTGCTTGGTGTCCTCGCCTGGCCCGAGGTCCTCTCCAGGAGGGGCAGGGACCCCCAACGACACGCAACTCCTTCCTGGCCTGAAGAGTGAGTGAAGCAGAGCACCCATCACCATGACGACCGTGGCAACAGCGCAGGCAGAGTTCcaaaaatgggggaggggaaaggctaCAGGGAAGGGTTGGATGGATTCTTTGCTTTGGAGACAGGCAGACGTGGCTTGGAATTCTGGCTCTTTGAGAAAACCGACCTCATCTAGCCCACCTCTCACTGTTGCTTCTTACCCTCCAGGAACACGGGCCTTCTTCCAGCTCTGAGGACATGCTAAGGTCTTTCCCACTTCAAAGCTTTAGATTTGCTGTTCCTTCTGTGTAGTATACTCCTTTCCACCTCCTTCCCATGGCTGGCTCCTTTTCAGTCTTCAGAACCCAGCTtaaatattaccattttaaagGAGTCTTTCCTTAGTGCAATATCTAAGCCCTACTCTCTCCCATCACTCAGGATTTTTAGTGCAagccacagcaaaggaaaagatgGTTTCCCGGTCAGAATCACAGccaaaaaatacaaagacatgTGGTGGCTCTTGAGGACACCATGGCTACCACTGCAGAAATCTCAGCTGCTGGTTGGCTGTCCCTGGGAATGGCACTGTTACTGCGACCAGCAACTGAGTCAGTTCTCTATAGTACCTGcttttttgcctccttagttcCCAGGGTCCAAGGTGGCTGCATCTAATTGCCTGAGCCTGTGTCACATGATCATGCCTGAGCTACAAGGGAAGCTAGGAAAGTGACTCATGTCTGAACTTCCTGTTTCTATGGCGGAAGGAGGACTTTGTTTCCCACCCACCAAGACTTACATGATGTATAATTCCTCCAACATAGGAAGGCTCTCAAAGTCTGGGGAAGAAAAGAGACAATTGCCCTCAATCTCTCCCCCATAATTCTCCATCACAtcaccttgtttgtttccttctAGCAGTAACATCTTTACCTGGGCCATTGATAGGCATCTCAAACTCGACAGGTCCAAAACCACACTTTTGATTAATCTCCCTGATCTTTTTCCTCTGCTAGTGTTCTTTGACTTGATAGTTAGCCCACCATTCACCCCAGTTGCTCATGTTAAAAACTTAGGAAGcttccttaatttttttgtgtccacatccaatccatcagcaattTTTGCCTGTCCTACCTTCAAAACTTATCTCcaatatgatcttttttttttctccattgctACCAGTGGCATTCTTATTCTCATTCACACCATCATTTCTCACTCACCTGGTCTCCCTGTCTACCCCCTTCTCCCTTGCCTCCCCAAATTCATTCTCCACACTACAGTCAGCACACACTTTCTCGCTTAAAAACCCTAGAGCACATCACTTTCTCGCTTAAAAACCCTTCAGTGAATCTCATTATACTTAGAAGAAAATCTGAGATCTTTACTCAAAAGTGTCACTTCCCCAAACTAACTCATCTTCTATCTTCCACCCCCAGGTCCACTCCGCACTGTGCTCCAGTCTCTCTGGCTGTCTTTGTGTTCCTCTAACATGTCATGCTAGTTCCTACCTCAGAGCCTTTGTACTTGCAGTTACCCTTTTGGCTGAATCTCTTTCTCTCAAGATTTTTCCCTGGCTGGGTTCTTGGTGTCCTTCAGGAAGGTCTCACCTCTTAGCCAGGTCTTCCTTGACTACTCAAAAGCAGCTCCCTTAGTCTTACAGTCTCTTTACATAGTGTCTGCATAACACTCACTactatctgaaaatgtcttatcCGTTTATTTGCttactgaaaaaattttttatctcCCCCACCTACCCTGGTAGAATCCAAGAGTCTTGAGAGCAGGAACCTTGCTCTCAAGTGCCCAGCACAGCTCAGGGCACATAACAGGTCCTCAGTACACATGGGATGAAGGAATGGATGGCCTCAATCACATGCTGTGATAATTttacttgcttcttttttttgagatgaaagttttataaattaaccatttaaaagtgcacagttcagaggcatttagtacattcacgatgttgtgcaaccaccacttcTACCAGgttctaaaacatttttatcatccccaaATAAAATCTTGttcccattcccctctcccctcagcccctggcaaccactatctactttctatctctgtggatttgccggTTTTGTGTATTTCATTTAAACTAATCATACACTGTGTGACATTTTGTGTCTGGGAcctctttcacttagtatgatgtttttgaggtttgtccaagctgtagcatgtatcagtacttcattcttttttatggctgtattccattatatttatatactgcAACTTTGTTTACTCATTgattcattgatggacattttatgtatttttttactcGTCTCCTTTGTCTACCTTCCCCATCAGACTGTGAGATTCATGAAGGCAGTGACCTTGCCTATTTTATATATCACTGcatcccagcacccagcacagatgGTGgctcatagtaagtactcaataaacatttatttaatgaatacataagtgaaggaatgaataagtGTTTTCTTATTGAGTGACTGAGAAAcgcaaggaagagaaaggaatgaaTGACCCTGGCTTTGCAAAATCAAAGGATCATTTAGTAATGGGGAGGAATAAGATGGAAAACTGAAGGCTCCCAGGTCAGCCATGCTGGAGACCCACCAGGAAGAAATGGGGGTAGGTAACCTTTGGTGATGGAGGCTTGTTTCAAGGATTCTCAGGAATGCGGGTTTAGTACAGACATTAGCCCCTGGGCCCAATGGTATCTGACTCAACAGATCTTCACTAGAGTCAGGATAGTACCATGGTCAAGATTCTGGAGTCAGATGACTTGGGTTCAAATTATGATTCTGACACTTGCcatctgtgtgatcttgggcaagccacttGATTTCTCTGTgcttccgtttcctcatctgtcaactaGGATAGTAGGATTGTGGcatggattaaatgagttaatatgaaTGATGTGCTTAGCATGGTAACTGACACAAAGTAATCATTATGAAAGtgcttatatttcatttttattaattgaaTAAATGGACGAATGAGCTATTTTAATACCAGGCCATGCAGAGAGGGTTTCACGAAGAATCAGGGAGATAGCTCATTTGGGACAACATTCTGGACTCAACCATCCACCTTTGCTCTGTTCATTTAATGCTTCCATTTTCCTAACTGGAGGATTTCACTGGATTGGGTTGCTGCCTGGTGTATGGAGCACATCTATTGGGCAGTGTTTGTGCTAAGCTACCCGAGGGACACCTGTGTCAGACCTACATATGGAGGATTTTGGCTCCAACTTGGGTCTTTGGTGAAATTCATTAGGGTGATGGGTGAGGGTGTGGTCTGTCCCATTCTGGCTTTTAATTGGTTCTCCTCTTTCTTGCCAATATACTCCTAGTGTGTATTACATCGTCTGAGCATTGAAATTGGTGCATACTACTGCCCATTGCTCAGTCTGCCAACTTCTCCTCATTTTCATCTTCCAACACAAGTTTGACTATATCAACTTCTAAAACTCACCTCCAGTTCCTGGCTTTGGTGGCCCGCTTTGgacactttttttcccctatccTGACACACATGCCCATTTTTAGGAATAGGTGAACCATCTTCTGCACTGCTTTCAAAGTCTACTGGTCAGAGCCTGGGTTGGCAGGTGCTAGAGACTGAAAGTTTGTGTCCTTCCAAAACTCATATgttaaatcctaatgcccaatgtgatggtatttggaggtggggctttggggagagGATTAGATCATGAAGGTGGTgccctcgtgaatgggattagtgcccttttaaaagagaccccagggagcttcctcaccccttccaccatgtgaggacatagcgaGAAGAAGCTGTCTATGAGCCAGgaagctctcaccagacacatAATCTGCCACTACCTTGACCTTGAACTTCCCATCttccataactgtgagaaataaatgtctgttgtttataagccaccagtCTGTTATTCTGTTATAGCAACATGAATGCAGTAAGACAGCAGGTGCCTGGAAGGAACCAGAGCAGGGATGGGGTTGGCTCTCAGCCTCCAAGAGATTGAACTATGTGTGGCTGAACAGAaataatgaagtttaaaaaatgctACAGAAACACTTACATACATGAGTTGAGGGCTAGGAAAATGTTTCACTACTCTCCAACCCCAAATACCTTCTCAAGCTAACAGATAAATCTATTTTCATGATATGAAAATAATGTATGCACATTGtgtaaaacacagaaaatatgaTGAGGAGAATAAGAATCATCTGTAATTTTACCATCCAGAGATAACTATTCTGAACATGTTTTGATTTCACTCTAGCCATTTCCCTATCTCCCCCCCTCCATATATATAGTTACAGGTATACACATCTCCCTCCTCCCAACATACTAAAGTGCAAATATTTCTAACTCAGGCCAGTGGGGAATAATACTTGTAAAATTAGCTCTCTGATTTTTATAACGAAGAACACTTTAAAGAAATTCCTTTTTGTAGCCATCTTTGTTGGGACCACCTGTTCTATATAATGAGTCCTACAAAGTGAGGAGCAGAAGTCTGCCCTTGCATTGACTAGAGTGAAAATGCAGAATGTATGAAGGAGGACCTTCTAAAACTTctggcttttctttcctttttcttttgatgttacATGGAGACGCCCTTCACTCTGAAATCTTGGCAGGTAATTATCAGAAACCCTTTTTTAGGTTCCCCGATGTCTTCCCTTCTGGGGCACCAGGTTCTACTTTTAGTAGGTGCCCCCTTtctcttggagataatcacatcAATTGGTCTCTTGTTCCAGGGGGATATGACCTAGAATCAGTTTTGTCTTTGAGAAATGAGGTCGCTTTCCTGCGGGAGGTGTCAGGAGACTGTGGGAAGTCCCAGGCTGGGAGAGGAGGTTCTTCCTGGTTTTTCCTGGTCACCTCCTGCAGAGGTGGTGACCGTGCTGGTCAGTGAGGGATAAAGACTAGTCCGTATGTCTCTAGCCCCCATCAGTCCTCTGAAATGGTTTAGGCAAAGGTTATCAGTGTCCTCCTGCAACTGACCAATTCCTAGTTTCTTTTCCATCCCATTCAACTTGACCTCTAGGCAGTATTTGAAATTATCAACCACCTGAAACTTGAATATCCTCCCCTATAGTCTTTCACACTCTTcccttttgcctttagtcttggTCTTTCACTGGCTGGTTGTCTGCCATCCACCCTCAAATATTGAGTGTTCTTTAGGTGAGTTAGGCAGTCTTGAAGATGGGTCCTAGTGGTCCCCACCACTGATCTTCATGCCCTGTGTAATTCCCTCTTTTTGAGTGTGGGCTGAacctagtgactcacttctaaccaatagaatatagTGAAAGTGATAGGATGCCctttctgagattaggttataaagaGATCATGGCTTCTGTCTTGCTCAC contains:
- the TEKTL1 gene encoding tektin-like protein 1; this encodes MPVLIPPVEHSQDTRVGPPAWREATKALTQKAHQLTDRCGQEAVTMWQPKDSVRDPHMARHLCRAAYILPWRFRVEMLKGGSTMEKPPPGEGVTLWKGKMKPPAWHARLPLPIHRDARALQTAEVVHAHARGARLTAARLSRAQHQINGQLRLLQRQREATDHRLSEVRKALLINQQSVKLRGYRPKSEKIPDKADRMLTWEKEELKSMKRKMEKDMEKSEALLKTLASCRDTLVFCCKERLQAVELMNQPLDKVLEQAGRHSWVNLSRVPTPRTQGLKTPPPDPVGTYTPECATALYEAKRLLMESKDTLLDMAKNEEDIREQQQQISDRVCASLAQKMRETLELKDRLNMTLGLMRGTIHRCTKFNQEMYITRGLVKGPLSESHLETREKLDRPLVRMYQRHVGTQLPEATRLAQGTDKLQRRISHVEKNLEELLSMRRNLTWSLNCKKIGQDVDYSVVRLRLRQRHPHVCYEQAQRLVNDRDPRTPPRAQSSIARK